In Deinococcus psychrotolerans, a genomic segment contains:
- a CDS encoding DNA internalization-related competence protein ComEC/Rec2, with product MQADATYSPRRWPVPAYPVPAALAVIGGVLLGFGALWGAAVLVVALALSWPAGKGWLLGACLVLAVCGFARERAWQAAPDALLSWVGAQATLIGDWDGQLLHLSSPAAAVALAPKPKGPAGRLTVRGRLVRPEGRRIPGGFDYAFWLRMQGVREVLVAAEIKHLKPEGGVRGWFRRGLSAGLSPRESALLRAVELGERNDISQESFNDGLNVRDAFTRAGLAHLMALSGQNVALLVGALTWLLARLLPLKWTNARYPLMLTVLAGFLWLVGPTPSITRAVLMGVLVLLSLWLGRGKLDVYGVLGLAAIASLLYQPAWLFDVGFQLSFLAVLGLSVSNRVAALLPAKWPLWLRLALVATPCAELATLPVVLHTFGQLPLLSLPANLAAAALMAVLVPLGYLAGLLGPLAVAVNWALGPLSEALLKVVDIFGRAPVLTWGMISPAGFAVYAVFAAAAVLTLYRLLPLWVLPLTALLGGVSTALPSLLNPPSEIVYLDVGQGDSSLIRTPKLTMLIDGGGTPRGDYDVGKGTVLPALRAMNVRSLDVMVATHADADHIEGLISVLLGLPVGELWIGQRKDDPNLNMLLRAAEARHVPVREVRRGDSVQAGKATFTVLWPTGKVWSDADNENSVVIKFDTPKFHTVFLGDLPDPLESELGVGKLDVLKTAHHGSRFSSGQAFLDETRPHDAVISVGRSNSYGHPNPQVLDRLQASGVKVWRTDQVGTVRWPLP from the coding sequence GTGCAGGCGGACGCGACCTACTCGCCGCGCCGCTGGCCCGTTCCGGCTTATCCGGTTCCAGCGGCGCTGGCAGTCATTGGCGGCGTGCTGCTGGGCTTCGGAGCGCTCTGGGGCGCGGCGGTACTTGTTGTGGCCCTGGCGCTGAGCTGGCCTGCCGGCAAGGGTTGGCTGCTGGGGGCCTGTCTGGTGTTGGCGGTGTGCGGCTTCGCGCGCGAGCGGGCCTGGCAAGCCGCTCCCGACGCGCTTTTAAGCTGGGTGGGTGCTCAAGCCACCCTGATTGGCGACTGGGACGGCCAACTGCTGCACCTCAGTAGCCCTGCGGCGGCAGTGGCGCTGGCACCCAAGCCCAAGGGGCCAGCCGGACGCCTGACCGTCCGTGGGCGGCTGGTTCGCCCAGAGGGTCGGCGCATTCCTGGCGGCTTCGATTACGCGTTTTGGCTGCGGATGCAGGGTGTGCGCGAAGTCTTGGTGGCCGCCGAGATCAAGCATTTGAAGCCTGAAGGCGGGGTGCGCGGTTGGTTTCGGCGGGGCCTGAGCGCCGGTCTCTCACCGCGTGAGTCGGCCCTGCTACGGGCTGTGGAATTGGGCGAGCGCAACGATATCTCGCAGGAAAGCTTCAATGACGGCCTGAATGTCCGCGACGCTTTCACGCGGGCGGGTTTGGCACACCTGATGGCGCTCAGCGGGCAAAACGTGGCGCTGCTGGTGGGAGCGCTGACTTGGCTCCTGGCCCGTTTATTGCCGCTCAAATGGACAAACGCCCGCTACCCGCTGATGCTCACGGTGCTGGCGGGTTTTTTATGGTTGGTCGGCCCCACGCCCAGCATCACCCGCGCCGTGCTGATGGGCGTCTTGGTGCTGCTCTCGTTGTGGCTGGGGCGCGGTAAGCTCGACGTCTACGGTGTGTTGGGCTTGGCGGCCATCGCCAGCTTGCTGTATCAACCGGCTTGGTTGTTTGACGTGGGCTTTCAACTTAGTTTTCTGGCGGTGCTGGGCCTGAGTGTGTCAAACAGGGTCGCTGCTCTGCTGCCCGCAAAGTGGCCGCTGTGGCTGCGCCTCGCGCTGGTCGCCACCCCCTGCGCCGAACTCGCCACTTTGCCGGTGGTGCTGCACACCTTCGGCCAGTTGCCGCTGCTGAGCCTCCCCGCCAACCTCGCCGCCGCCGCGCTGATGGCCGTGCTGGTGCCGCTCGGCTACCTCGCCGGACTGCTGGGGCCTCTGGCGGTGGCGGTCAATTGGGCGCTCGGCCCGCTGTCGGAAGCGCTGCTGAAAGTGGTGGATATTTTTGGCCGCGCTCCGGTGCTGACCTGGGGAATGATCAGTCCGGCAGGGTTCGCGGTTTACGCGGTATTTGCCGCTGCCGCTGTGCTGACCCTTTACCGCCTCCTGCCGCTGTGGGTCTTGCCGCTCACCGCCTTGCTGGGCGGCGTGTCCACTGCTTTGCCGAGCCTGCTCAACCCACCCAGCGAAATCGTCTATCTGGACGTCGGACAGGGCGACAGTTCGCTGATTCGCACTCCCAAGCTCACCATGCTGATTGATGGCGGCGGCACTCCCAGAGGCGATTACGACGTCGGCAAAGGCACGGTGCTGCCTGCCTTGCGGGCCATGAACGTGCGCTCCCTCGACGTGATGGTCGCCACCCACGCCGACGCCGATCACATCGAAGGCCTGATCAGCGTGCTGCTGGGCTTGCCAGTAGGCGAGTTGTGGATCGGTCAGCGCAAAGACGACCCCAATCTCAATATGCTGCTCAGAGCCGCCGAGGCCCGCCACGTGCCGGTGCGCGAAGTACGGCGCGGTGACAGCGTACAAGCCGGAAAAGCCACCTTCACGGTGCTGTGGCCCACTGGCAAAGTCTGGTCGGATGCCGACAACGAAAATAGCGTGGTCATCAAGTTCGATACGCCCAAGTTTCACACCGTCTTTCTGGGCGATCTTCCCGACCCGCTGGAAAGTGAGCTGGGCGTCGGCAAGTTGGATGTTCTCAAAACGGCCCACCACGGCAGCCGCTTTTCGAGCGGTCAAGCGTTTTTGGACGAAACCCGCCCGCATGACGCCGTCATCAGTGTCGGGCGATCTAACAGTTACGGTCACCCCAACCCGCAAGTGCTCGACCGCCTTCAAGCGTCCGGTGTAAAAGTCTGGCGCACCGATCAGGTGGGAACCGTGCGCTGGCCCTTGCCTTGA
- a CDS encoding ComEA family DNA-binding protein, with translation MSGSSPLERGAAAVLTALALGCGAWALLPAFSPALHRPTVTHAALPVSATAEAAPTYATTASVRPLISGRLNLNTATEEQLEALPSIGPALAARLIAARPYHTLADLDAVRGVGPVLLGKLTPLVSF, from the coding sequence ATGTCTGGTTCTTCACCGTTGGAGCGCGGCGCGGCGGCAGTCTTGACCGCGCTGGCACTCGGTTGCGGGGCTTGGGCGCTGCTCCCTGCCTTCAGTCCCGCTCTGCACCGACCAACCGTGACCCACGCGGCGCTGCCCGTTTCGGCCACCGCTGAGGCCGCCCCAACTTATGCCACCACCGCCAGCGTGAGGCCGCTGATTTCTGGCAGGCTCAATCTCAACACCGCCACCGAAGAGCAGCTCGAAGCCCTGCCCAGCATCGGCCCAGCACTGGCTGCCCGCTTAATCGCTGCCCGCCCGTATCACACCCTCGCCGACCTTGACGCGGTGCGCGGGGTGGGGCCGGTGCTGCTCGGCAAACTGACCCCACTCGTGTCGTTTTGA
- a CDS encoding GNAT family N-acetyltransferase, with protein MSLSVRRVTDPHDPALEAFGRIQEAAYYQPEMLIPAEYFGPMIVQPPQTGQRQNIILVAEQGGEVVGGTLFHLLSSGAGFSSFMGVAQSARGTGAARALHRARMQIIGEVGAVGVFADAVHRQALSAEDLAAEARVGSDPTLRRVKLGALGFFTVDIPYWQPVGGPEGGPLKDLDLLYCPLETSGTVSLRLVTDTMQAYWQSWLGADRAAEEAAALAQRTEPNPTGQSSVALLSATERPKAFSQS; from the coding sequence ATGTCTCTTTCCGTTCGCCGGGTCACCGATCCGCATGACCCCGCCCTTGAGGCCTTCGGGCGCATTCAGGAAGCCGCCTACTATCAGCCGGAGATGCTGATTCCCGCTGAATATTTTGGGCCGATGATTGTTCAACCGCCGCAGACTGGCCAGCGCCAGAACATTATTTTGGTGGCCGAGCAAGGCGGTGAGGTGGTGGGCGGCACCCTCTTTCACCTGTTGAGCAGTGGTGCGGGCTTCAGCTCATTTATGGGGGTGGCCCAGTCGGCGCGGGGAACGGGAGCCGCCCGCGCCCTGCACCGAGCCCGAATGCAAATCATCGGTGAGGTGGGCGCGGTGGGCGTATTCGCCGACGCCGTACACCGCCAAGCGCTCAGCGCCGAAGATTTGGCCGCCGAAGCGCGGGTGGGCAGCGACCCCACTTTGCGGCGCGTCAAGCTGGGCGCTCTGGGCTTTTTTACAGTGGACATTCCGTATTGGCAACCTGTCGGCGGCCCCGAGGGTGGCCCGCTCAAAGACTTAGATCTGCTGTACTGCCCGCTCGAAACGTCTGGGACTGTTTCACTGAGATTGGTCACAGATACCATGCAGGCGTACTGGCAAAGCTGGTTGGGCGCTGATCGGGCCGCCGAAGAAGCCGCAGCACTGGCGCAGCGCACCGAACCAAACCCAACTGGACAAAGCTCAGTGGCGCTGCTGAGTGCCACCGAGCGGCCCAAGGCTTTTTCCCAATCTTGA